One Phaseolus vulgaris cultivar G19833 chromosome 4, P. vulgaris v2.0, whole genome shotgun sequence DNA window includes the following coding sequences:
- the LOC137838065 gene encoding multiprotein-bridging factor 1c: MPTRSTGAITQDWDPIVLHRAKPKAQDLRNPKAVNQALRSGAEVLTVKKFDAGSNRKAGGPAVNARKLEEGTEPAALERVAGEVRHAIQKARLEKKMSQAELAKQINERTQVVQEYENGKAVPNQAVLAKIERVLGVKLRGKIGK; this comes from the coding sequence ATGCCGACACGATCAACGGGAGCCATAACACAAGACTGGGATCCAATCGTTCTGCACAGGGCCAAGCCCAAGGCGCAGGACCTCCGTAACCCCAAGGCCGTGAACCAGGCGCTCCGGTCCGGCGCGGAGGTGCTCACGGTCAAGAAGTTCGACGCCGGTTCGAACCGGAAGGCCGGCGGTCCGGCCGTGAACGCGAGGAAGCTAGAGGAGGGGACGGAGCCAGCGGCGTTGGAGCGCGTGGCGGGAGAGGTCCGGCACGCGATCCAGAAGGCGCGTTTGGAGAAGAAGATGAGCCAGGCGGAGCTGGCGAAGCAGATCAACGAGCGAACGCAGGTGGTGCAGGAGTACGAAAATGGCAAGGCAGTGCCTAACCAGGCCGTGCTGGCCAAGATTGAGAGGGTTCTCGGTGTCAAGCTCAGGGGCAAAATCGGAAAGTGA